The Novipirellula caenicola genome segment GCGGTTGCGTAGCTCATCCGCCGTGATCGTTTCAATCCTGCCGAAGCCGGTAATCAAATGCGCTTCGTCGATGTCAAAACGGTAGAAGGTGAAATCGTCGAAGTCGGCATACACGGTCGCATGAGGATGTTTTCCAAGAAAGATCTCACGTGCCACCTCTTCTTCGTCTTTGGCGATCCGCACACAGCTTCCACACAGCGAGACGCGTGCCCCGGCGAGCGGAGCGATTGTTTGGTCACATTCCTCGACAACCATCAGCGAGCAGCGGACGCTGTGACTAAGGTTTTTGGTGTGTTGGGCTAAGCCGCTTAGCAGCATCAGCACCGACGTGGGGCTTTGCGAAGCGATGGTCACCAAACTCACAAACGGCGAGTTGTCTTCGTTCAAAGTTCCAAAGCTCGCTGTCAACGCGTTTTCGGTGATCACGACAACCGTGTTCGCATTCGCAACTTTTGTCATTTTATTTCCGTCATTTCAGTGAAGACAAATCCTGTGCTTGGCACCTGATTTGGAAGGAGAAGAGGGGAGCAGGTTAACAGTATTCACTCGGACTGCAAATCAATACTTCATATTTGCCGACGGTTTATTCTAGCTGGCGGAATGCGCGTTTGCACAAGTTGTCCCATTTGAAAACCAGCCGTCCAGCGTCGTTCTGTCGGGCGGCCGATTTGCACCGTCGAGGTGGTTCCATCGAGCGACGTTGGTGGCCGGATGCCTCGCCCCGCGGGGCTGTGACGCCAAATGGTTCGCTTCCGCTGCCATCACTCTGCGAATCCACGTGTGGCGGTCGATGCCCGACGAAGGATAACGACGACGGATCATCTCGCAGCGACAAAGCGATGTTGCGGGAAATTGGCGGAAATCGCTAAGGTGTGCCAATCGATGTTGCCATTGGCGTGGACCGAAGCGGAGCGGTCTCAACAGTGGAGGGTTGTGTTGGCTTCGCAGCATCGCACCGTGGTTCATTGGGATACCGTGTCGTTCATTAGGATGTTGGACTCTCCAGATGTCAGACGCTTCGTCATGGCCATCGTCGCGGTCGAAAGAGACCGACGCTTTACTGAAAACACGTCACCACAATGCGGGTTCGAGCAAAACTCACACGCATGGCAGTGAAGGCATCGCATTGATGCGGCGATACGACATCGATTTGGTTTTGGATGTCGGTGCCAATTGTGGGCAATACAGCCAAGGTCTGATCCATCACGGATACGTGGGACGGATTATCTCGTTCGAGCCGGATCCCAAGACGTATGCGACGCTGAGTGAGACTCGTCGTGGTTTTCGTAATTGGAAAGCCGAACCCTTCGCGCTGAGCGACAAAAACGGCACGGCGATCTTGAGCGTGGCCGCAAACGGACGTAGCCACTCGTTACAAAATCACGGTGAGGACGCCGCCACAGTCGCTTCGGAATCCGATGGCGGGGCGGAGGTTTGGGTTGGCCGTGTCTCGGTGCGCACTCGACGTCTCGATGCAATGTTCGATGACTATTACACCAGCGGCGATCGATGTTTCGTCAAACTGGATGTCCAGGGGCACGAACACCGCGTTTTGGCGGGGTCCAGCGGGTGTCTCGAGCGAATCGTGGCGATTCAGATGCCGTTGTCGATTTCGCCGGCGGCATCGTCGAGGCGGGCAAAGGGCGAAAATCCGCACGAGTGGCAGGAATCGATTGAATCGATGAGTCGGCTCGGCTATGAGCTGATGCTACCGAGTCCCACGTGGTCAGAGGTCACGCCGTCGAGCGGTCAAGCCGACGCAATCTTTGTGCGACGCGAAGCGATTTCGCGACGCAAAGCTGCGGCCTGAACAGCGGACGAAAAGCGATGGGCATCATGCCGCATGGCGTTTGGTTCGCTCGATGGCTCGTTGAGCATCCGCTTGCAGCAAGGATTTGCGTTTG includes the following:
- a CDS encoding HugZ family protein, producing the protein MTKVANANTVVVITENALTASFGTLNEDNSPFVSLVTIASQSPTSVLMLLSGLAQHTKNLSHSVRCSLMVVEECDQTIAPLAGARVSLCGSCVRIAKDEEEVAREIFLGKHPHATVYADFDDFTFYRFDIDEAHLITGFGRIETITADELRNR
- a CDS encoding FkbM family methyltransferase gives rise to the protein MSDASSWPSSRSKETDALLKTRHHNAGSSKTHTHGSEGIALMRRYDIDLVLDVGANCGQYSQGLIHHGYVGRIISFEPDPKTYATLSETRRGFRNWKAEPFALSDKNGTAILSVAANGRSHSLQNHGEDAATVASESDGGAEVWVGRVSVRTRRLDAMFDDYYTSGDRCFVKLDVQGHEHRVLAGSSGCLERIVAIQMPLSISPAASSRRAKGENPHEWQESIESMSRLGYELMLPSPTWSEVTPSSGQADAIFVRREAISRRKAAA